A region of bacterium DNA encodes the following proteins:
- a CDS encoding serine hydrolase, which produces MTIQPRTWRLQFSFLTLVWLFCFASAAASGRLAPRPDYLSIATELERVIQHEMDGKNLPALAIALVDDQAIVWARGFGWADPDRKIPASTETVFRVGSVSKLFTDIAIMQLVEAGRLDLDAPVTAYLPEFQPRNPFKQPITLRQLMSHRAGLVREPPVGSYFDPSEPALAATVQSLHATTLVYEPGTRTKYSNAGISLVGYVLERVQGEPFAAYMQRAVLQPMGLQHSSFAPDASVIKSLARAYMWGYDEREFPAPTFELGLVPAANLYASVADLAQFLQVLFNGGRAGKVQILKPETLELMYTPQFVPAGRTYGFGLGFFVSDFAGHRRLGHDGVLYGFATQLSALPDDKLGVIAVTTRDCANTVIDRIVSHAHRLMLAQRAHQPLPSFVFTQPVDSLRGQQLAGSYATGDERIELLARSGKLLMWRGTVCAPLRALGDTLITDGSLAFGTRLLAVGHDSLLMDGKVFRRVPDLAPPPASEKWQGLIGEYGWDHNTLYILERNGRLHALIEWFFSYPLTEISAEVFAFPDYGLYHGEQLIFARDGEGLATEVEAAGIVFKRRKLGVERGETFRLTPLKPAAELRAAALAAQPPAEAGNDFLTPDLVDLAGLDSTLQFDIRYASTNNFMGAVFYDHAKALLQRPAAQALLAAHRSLKAKGYGLLIHDAYRPWFVTKMFWEATPADKKIYVADPSRGSRHNRGCAVDLTLYELATGKPVPMVSGYDEFSVRAHPDYPGGTSAQRWHRELLRRTMEAHGFTVYEFEWWHFDYKDWRRYPIQNTPLVVAPAGGIKAEMMPQ; this is translated from the coding sequence ATGACTATCCAACCACGAACCTGGCGGTTGCAGTTCTCATTTCTTACCCTCGTTTGGCTTTTCTGCTTTGCCTCTGCCGCAGCCTCCGGCAGGCTTGCCCCTCGTCCTGATTATCTCAGCATTGCCACTGAACTCGAGCGCGTCATCCAGCACGAAATGGACGGCAAAAACCTGCCCGCGCTCGCGATTGCCCTGGTCGATGACCAGGCGATCGTGTGGGCGCGCGGCTTCGGCTGGGCCGATCCCGACCGCAAGATTCCGGCGAGTACCGAGACGGTTTTTCGCGTCGGTTCGGTGTCGAAATTGTTCACCGACATTGCGATCATGCAACTGGTCGAAGCCGGTCGCCTTGATCTCGATGCCCCGGTGACCGCCTACCTGCCGGAGTTTCAGCCCCGCAACCCATTCAAACAACCCATCACTTTGCGGCAACTCATGTCACACCGCGCGGGATTGGTGCGCGAGCCGCCGGTGGGCAGTTACTTCGATCCCTCCGAGCCTGCGCTGGCGGCCACCGTGCAGAGTCTGCATGCCACTACGCTGGTTTATGAGCCGGGAACGCGCACCAAGTATTCGAATGCCGGCATCTCGCTTGTTGGTTATGTGCTCGAGCGCGTGCAGGGCGAACCGTTTGCGGCCTACATGCAGCGGGCGGTGTTGCAGCCGATGGGATTGCAGCACAGCTCCTTTGCGCCCGATGCCAGCGTGATCAAGTCACTCGCGCGAGCCTACATGTGGGGTTATGACGAGCGCGAATTTCCCGCGCCGACGTTTGAGTTGGGCCTGGTTCCGGCTGCCAATCTGTATGCCAGCGTTGCTGATCTCGCGCAATTTCTGCAAGTGTTGTTCAATGGCGGCCGCGCCGGCAAGGTGCAGATTCTCAAGCCCGAAACCCTCGAGCTGATGTACACGCCGCAGTTCGTGCCCGCCGGTCGCACGTATGGCTTTGGTCTCGGTTTTTTTGTGAGCGACTTCGCCGGCCATCGCCGCCTCGGCCATGACGGCGTGCTCTACGGCTTCGCGACGCAATTGAGCGCCCTGCCCGACGACAAACTCGGTGTCATTGCGGTGACCACCAGAGATTGCGCGAATACCGTCATTGACCGCATCGTCAGTCACGCCCATCGCCTCATGCTGGCGCAACGCGCCCACCAGCCGCTACCGTCATTTGTCTTCACGCAGCCGGTGGACTCGCTGCGCGGGCAGCAGCTTGCCGGCAGTTATGCCACCGGTGATGAACGCATCGAGTTGCTGGCGCGCAGTGGCAAATTGCTGATGTGGCGCGGCACGGTGTGCGCGCCGTTGCGCGCCCTGGGCGACACGCTGATCACCGACGGCAGCCTGGCTTTCGGCACGCGCCTGCTGGCCGTGGGCCACGACTCTCTGCTCATGGACGGCAAGGTGTTCCGCCGTGTGCCGGATCTTGCGCCGCCACCCGCGTCGGAGAAATGGCAGGGTCTGATCGGCGAATACGGCTGGGATCACAACACCCTCTACATTCTCGAACGAAACGGCCGCTTGCATGCACTGATCGAGTGGTTCTTCTCCTACCCGCTCACGGAAATTTCGGCCGAGGTGTTTGCCTTTCCCGATTACGGCCTGTATCACGGCGAGCAGCTCATTTTTGCGCGCGACGGTGAGGGGCTGGCCACCGAGGTGGAAGCCGCCGGCATTGTGTTCAAACGCCGCAAGCTCGGCGTGGAGCGAGGTGAGACCTTTCGCCTGACCCCGCTCAAACCGGCGGCAGAATTGCGCGCCGCGGCGTTGGCTGCGCAGCCGCCCGCCGAAGCCGGCAATGATTTTCTCACGCCTGATCTGGTTGATCTCGCCGGCCTCGATTCCACCCTCCAGTTCGACATTCGTTATGCTTCCACCAACAATTTCATGGGCGCGGTTTTTTACGATCACGCCAAAGCGTTGCTGCAGCGGCCGGCAGCGCAGGCGTTGCTGGCCGCGCATCGCAGCTTGAAAGCCAAGGGCTACGGTCTGTTGATTCACGACGCCTACCGTCCCTGGTTTGTCACCAAAATGTTTTGGGAAGCCACGCCCGCGGACAAGAAGATCTATGTCGCGGATCCTTCCCGCGGCTCGCGTCACAATCGCGGCTGCGCGGTTGATCTCACGCTGTATGAGCTGGCCACCGGCAAACCGGTGCCAATGGTGAGCGGCTATGATGAATTCTCGGTGCGCGCCCATCCTGATTATCCCGGCGGCACCAGTGCGCAGCGCTGGCACCGGGAATTGCTGCGCCGGACGATGGAGGCGCACGGCTTCACCGTTTATGAATTCGAATGGTGGCATTTCGATTACAAAGACTGGCGCAGATATCCGATCCAAAACACGCCGTTGGTCGTAGCGCCTGCAGGCGGAATCAAAGCCGAAATGATGCCACAATAA
- a CDS encoding M2 family metallopeptidase, giving the protein MMKTFLLLAGMMLLAACAPSPQALQSQAQEFLDDYTARFKELSYASAQAEWASNTKIVEGDTTNAHNTRVANEALAAFTGSVANIEKARHFLKERDKLTPLQVKQLQMILYKAADKPQTVAEVVKARIAAEAAQTEQLFGFTFQIAGKPVTTNEIDNLLKTSTDLNQRLQAWEASKEVGKQLKDGLANLQRLRNQTVQALGYADYFSYQVSDYGMTVDEMMALMDDLVRELRPLYRELHTYARYELAKKYGVPVPALLPAHWLPNRWAQDWSPMINVAGFDLDAALKDKSAEWIVQQAEEFYVSLGFARMPASFWEKSSLYPLPADAPYKKNNHASAWHLDLEQDIRSLMSIEPNAEWYETTHHELGHIYYYMSYTNDQVPPLLREGANRAYHEAIGSMLGLASMQKPFLQSRGLLPAQAQSDEMQTLLKEALNYIVFIPFSAGTMSRFEHELYAKNLPQEQYNQRWWELAEKYQGVVPPGPRGEEYCDAASKTHINDDAAQYYDYALSFILLYQLHDHIATKILQQDPHATNYYGNQEVGKFLADIMQPGASRDWREVLKEKTGEDLSAKAMLRYFAPLLDYLKKENAGREHTLVDI; this is encoded by the coding sequence ATGATGAAGACTTTTCTCTTGCTGGCCGGAATGATGCTGCTGGCGGCGTGCGCGCCCTCGCCGCAAGCCCTGCAATCGCAGGCGCAGGAATTTCTTGACGACTACACGGCAAGATTCAAAGAACTGTCATATGCCTCCGCGCAGGCGGAGTGGGCTTCGAATACCAAAATCGTCGAAGGTGACACCACCAATGCGCACAACACGCGCGTGGCCAACGAAGCCCTGGCCGCCTTCACCGGCAGCGTGGCAAACATCGAAAAGGCGCGTCACTTTTTGAAAGAGCGCGACAAGCTGACGCCGCTGCAGGTCAAGCAACTGCAGATGATTCTCTACAAAGCGGCCGACAAGCCGCAGACCGTGGCCGAGGTCGTGAAGGCGCGCATTGCCGCGGAGGCCGCGCAAACCGAGCAACTCTTCGGCTTCACGTTTCAGATTGCCGGCAAACCGGTGACCACGAATGAGATCGACAATCTGCTGAAAACCTCGACGGATTTGAACCAACGGCTGCAAGCTTGGGAGGCTTCCAAGGAAGTCGGCAAACAGCTCAAGGACGGCCTGGCAAACCTGCAGCGCTTGCGCAACCAAACAGTGCAGGCTTTGGGCTATGCGGATTATTTCAGCTATCAGGTGTCGGATTACGGCATGACGGTCGACGAGATGATGGCGCTGATGGACGATCTCGTGCGTGAGCTGCGGCCGCTCTATCGCGAGCTGCACACCTATGCGCGCTATGAGCTGGCGAAAAAATATGGCGTGCCCGTGCCCGCGTTGCTGCCCGCCCACTGGCTGCCCAACCGTTGGGCGCAAGATTGGAGTCCGATGATCAACGTCGCCGGCTTCGATCTCGATGCGGCGCTCAAGGACAAGTCCGCCGAATGGATTGTGCAGCAGGCGGAAGAGTTCTACGTCAGCCTGGGCTTCGCTAGAATGCCCGCGAGCTTTTGGGAGAAGTCGTCCCTCTATCCCCTGCCGGCGGACGCGCCCTACAAGAAGAACAATCATGCTTCGGCGTGGCATCTCGATCTGGAGCAGGACATTCGCTCGCTGATGAGCATCGAACCCAACGCGGAGTGGTACGAAACCACGCACCATGAGCTGGGCCACATTTACTATTACATGAGCTACACCAACGACCAGGTGCCGCCGCTGCTGCGTGAGGGCGCCAATCGCGCTTATCATGAGGCCATCGGCAGCATGCTGGGACTGGCCTCGATGCAAAAGCCCTTCCTGCAAAGCCGCGGTTTGCTGCCGGCGCAGGCGCAGAGCGATGAAATGCAGACGCTGCTCAAGGAGGCGCTGAATTACATCGTCTTCATCCCGTTCTCGGCGGGCACCATGTCGCGCTTCGAGCATGAGCTGTATGCGAAGAACCTGCCGCAGGAGCAATACAACCAGCGCTGGTGGGAATTGGCGGAAAAATACCAGGGCGTTGTGCCGCCCGGCCCGCGCGGAGAGGAATATTGTGACGCCGCTTCCAAGACGCATATCAACGATGACGCCGCGCAGTACTATGACTATGCGTTGTCCTTCATTCTGCTTTATCAACTGCACGATCACATCGCCACCAAGATTCTGCAGCAGGATCCGCACGCGACAAACTACTACGGCAATCAAGAGGTGGGCAAAT